One segment of Candidatus Pelagibacter ubique HTCC1062 DNA contains the following:
- a CDS encoding Smr/MutS family protein: MIKKITDKDKEDWENFLNNKKKIINKNSAKQKNINNPDENKQDWENFLNNKDKIPNKDFILKKNIRYEKIKKIDLHGYTIEEANKAIEQFIQKCFDENVTKIIVITGKGLRSKNIENPYLSKDLSILKYSVPEFIEKNISLTQFIIETTDAKIEDGGSGAFYIYLKNKNKFKE, translated from the coding sequence TTGATTAAGAAGATAACAGACAAAGATAAAGAAGATTGGGAAAATTTCCTAAACAATAAAAAAAAAATTATCAATAAAAATTCTGCAAAACAAAAAAATATAAATAATCCAGACGAAAACAAACAAGACTGGGAAAACTTTTTAAATAATAAAGATAAAATTCCCAATAAAGATTTTATTCTTAAAAAAAATATAAGATATGAAAAGATAAAGAAAATAGATTTGCATGGTTACACTATTGAAGAAGCAAATAAGGCCATAGAACAATTTATTCAAAAATGTTTTGATGAAAATGTTACTAAAATAATAGTGATTACAGGCAAAGGACTAAGATCTAAAAATATTGAAAATCCTTACCTCTCAAAAGATTTGAGTATACTAAAATATTCAGTTCCAGAATTTATTGAAAAAAATATAAGTTTAACTCAATTTATTATTGAAACAACAGATGCTAAGATTGAAGATGGTGGTAGTGGAGCTTTTTATATTTATCTTAAAAATAAAAACAAATTTAAAGAATAA